A section of the Triticum dicoccoides isolate Atlit2015 ecotype Zavitan chromosome 7A, WEW_v2.0, whole genome shotgun sequence genome encodes:
- the LOC119329900 gene encoding uncharacterized protein LOC119329900: MMEAAMYRHWSDLQPELLGLVLKHLPSLSDRVRLRAVCRTWRSNSMLQPLPLPFPWLTLPDGTFLSIPGSEIHRIPVPEGACCQGSIDNWLFLIDNGNVCSLMNPFSKTALELPNLVAVWEREIRYHSDRKPIFYKLVVPSPLDSSPHSPVVALIMDDGCFHTLCISQPPIATASLRDNKDPRLFLSDVVFFNGKLYAWGRFGQLFIVDLDNDRTISSISCIIDSLGDIGGTPQDLSIAEEYMVKPYLIECGGKLLLVARWFRCMPRSTSYDVFEHKRTAVFQVFEADLHTSPGRWRKATELGGHALFLGQHGSKCLPAVECSGYHEDCIYFMCDYVWPTSSANPLCDSGVYSMRDGTITPLMSEAAAAPLQRVGQWRPTWFFPPQAV, encoded by the coding sequence ATGATGGAGGCTGCAATGTATCGCCATTGGTCAGATCTTCAGCCGGAACTCCTGGGCCTTGTTCTCAAGCACCTGCCCTCCCTGTCTGACCGTGTTCGTCTAAGAGCAGTCTGTCGCACCTGGCGCTCTAATAGTATGTTGCAGCCCCTTCCTCTGCCATTCCCGTGGCTCACCCTCCCAGACGGTACTTTCCTCAGCATTCCAGGCAGTGAAATTCACCGCATACCTGTACCAGAAGGTGCTTGTTGCCAAGGCTCCATTGACAACTGGCTATTCCTCATTGACAATGGTAATGTGtgctcattgatgaatcctttctcCAAGACTGCATTAGAGCTTCCTAATCTAGTGGCTGTTTGGGAGCGTGAGATACGTTACCACTCTGACCGTAAACCAATTTTCTATAAGTTGGTGGTGCCCTCTCCCCTGGACTCATCACCTCATTCCCCTGTCGTTGCACTAATCATGGACGATGGTTGTTTCCATACACTCTGTATTAGCCAGCCACCGATCGCCACTGCCTCGCTCAGAGATAATAAGGATCCACGACTGTTCCTCAGTGATGTTGTATTCTTCAACGGGAAGTTGTACGCATGGGGTCGCTTCGGCCAGCTATTCATCGTTGATTTGGATAATGACCGTACCATTTCATCCATCAGCTGCATAATTGACTCTTTGGGTGATATAGGTGGAACACCTCAAGATTTGTCCATAGCAGAGGAGTACATGGTAAAACCGTATCTCATTGAATGTGGGGGTAAACTGTTGCTGGTGGCAAGATGGTTTCGCTGCATGCCACGTTCGACAAGCTACGATGTCTTTGAACATAAGCGTACTGCCGTGTTTCAGGTCTTTGAGGCAGACCTGCACACCAGCCCCGGTCGATGGAGAAAGGCCACTGAGTTGGGTGGCCATGCGCTCTTTCTTGGCCAACATGGCTCCAAGTGCCTGCCTGCTGTGGAATGCAGTGGATACCATGAGGATTGCATCTACTTCATGTGTGACTATGTCTGGCCGACCTCTTCTGCGAATCCTCTTTGCGACTCTGGTGTGTACAGCATGAGGGATGGCACAATCACGCCATTGAtgtcagaggcagcagcagcaccgCTGCAGCGTGTTGGACAGTGGCGGCCCACATGGTTCTTCCCTCCTCAAGCTGTGTGA